The nucleotide window CCTTTTCGTCGGTCTCGAGCACCTTGACCTTGACGATCTGGCCCTCCTGCAGATAGTCGGTGACCTTTTCCACGCGCTCGTGGGCGATCTGGCTGATGTGCAGCAGGCCGTCCTTGCCGGGCAGCAGGTTCACCAGGGCGCCGAAGTCCAGGATCTTGGTGACCGGGCCTTCGTACACCTTGCCGATTTCAACCTCGGCGGTGATTTCCTCGATGCGGCGCTTGGCCTCGTCGGCCTTGGCGGCGTCGCTGGAGGCGATGGTGATCGTGCCGTCTTCCTCGATGTTGATCTGGCAGCCGGTTTCGTCGCACAGCGCGCGGATGGTGGCACCACCCTTGCCGATCACGTCGCGGATCTTCTCGGGGTTGATCTTCATGGTGAAGAGCTTGGGCGCGAAGGACGAAATCTCGGCCTTGGCCTCGCCCATGGCTTCCTGCATCTTGCCCAGGATGTGCATGCGCGCTTCCTTGGCCTGGGCCAGGGCGACCTGCATGATTTCCTTGGTGATGCCCTGGATCTTGATGTCCATCTGCAGCGCGGTGATGCCGTTGGTGGTGCCGGCCACCTTGAAGTCCATGTCGCCCAGATGATCTTCATCACCCAGGATGTCGGTCAGCACGGCGAAGCGGTTGTCTTCCTTGATCAGGCCCATGGCGATGCCGGCCACGTGCGCCTTCATGGGCACGCCGGCGTCCATCATCGACAGGCAGCCGCCGCAGACGGAGGCCATGGAAGAGGAGCCGTTGGACTCGGTGATCTCGGACACCACGCGGATGGTGTACGGGAACTCTTCCTTGCTCGGCAGGCAGGCCACCAGGGCGCGCTTGGCCAGGCGGCCGTGGCCGACTTCGCGGCGCTTGGTCGAGCCCATGCGGCCCACTTCGCCGGTGGCGAAGGGAGGCATGTTGTAGTGGAACAGGAAGCGGTCCTCAAACTCGCCGGCCAGCGCGTCGATGCGCTGCGCGTCGCGCTCGGTGCCCAGCGTGGAGACCACCAGCGCCTGCGTCTCGCCGCGCGTGAACAGCGCCGAGCCGTGGGTACGCGGCAGCACGCTGTTGCGGATCTCGATCGGGCGCACGGTGCGCGTGTCGCGGCCGTCGATGCGCGGCTCGCCGGCCAGGATCTGGCCGCGCACGATGCGCGCTTCGATGTCGAACAGCATGTTGTCCACCTTGACGGCGTCGAACGCCACGCCCTGCTCCGCCAGGCCGGCCTTCACGGCGGCGTAGGCCTCGCGGCAGGCCTGCGTGCGCAGTTGCTTGTTGCGGTTCTGGTAGGCGGCTCGCAGCGGGCCTTCGGCCAACTCGGCCACCTTGGCGATCAGGGCGTCGTCCTTGGCCTCGGGCTGCCAGTCCCACACCGGCTTGCCGGCGTCGCGCACCAGCTCATGGATGGCGTTGATGGCGACCTGGCCCTGTTCGTGGCCGAACACCACGGCGCCCAGCATCACGTCTTCGGGCAGTTGCAGCGCCTCGGATTCGACCATCAGCACGGCGGCCTCGGTGCCGGCGACGACCAGGTCCATCTGGCTGTTCTTGCGCGCCGTCTGACCCGGGTTGAGCACGTACTCACCGTTGATGTAGCCCACGCGCGCGGCGCCGATGGGGCCGTTGAACGGGATGCCGGAGACCGACAGCGCGGCGGACACGGCAATCATCGCGGCGATGTCGGCGTCCACCTCAGGGTTCAGCGAGACGGTGTGGATGACCACATGCACCTCGTTGTAGAAGCCTTCGGGGAACAGCGGGCGGATCGGGCGGTCGATCAGGCGGCTGGTCAGCGTCTCCAGCTCGGAGGGCTTGGCCTCGCGCTTGAAGAAGCTGCCGGGGATCTTGCCGGCGGCGTAGGTCTTCTCGATGTAGTCCACCGTCAGCGGGAAGAAGTCCTGGCCCGGCTTGGCCGTCTTGGACGCCACCACGGTGGCCAGCACCACGGTGTCGTCGATGTTGACCAGCACGGCGCCGCTGGCCTGGCGGGCGATTTCGCCCGTTTCCATGGTGACCGTGTGCTGGCCCCACTGGAAGGTCTTGGTGACTTTGTTGAACATCGTCATATGGTTTGCTCCTGAAAAATGAGCTGCTGGCGCGCCAGCAGCCTGGGTTTGGAGACCAAACAGACCGCGATGCCATTCCAGACAAGCGCTGGCAGCTATCGGTTCGGTAGTGAACGACAACCAACGCGGGTGTGGAATGACACAGCTTCGCTCTGCCTGGGGTTTCTCCGTGAAAGCAAAAAACGCCTGAGCTAGCGTGCTAACTCAGGCGTTGCGTGCATGCAGCCGGCTTACTTGCGCAGGCCCAGCTTGGCGATCAGCGCGGTGTAGCGGTCGGCGTCCTTGGCCTTCAGGTAGTCCAGCAGCTTGCGGCGGCGGCTCACCATGCGCAGCAGGCCGCGGCGGCCGTGATGGTCCTTGGCGTGTTGCTTGAAGTGGGGCGTCAGCTCGTTGATGCGGGCCGTCAGCAGGGCCACTTGCACTTCCGGGCTGCCGGTGTCGTTTTGCGAGCGGGCGTTGGCTTTGACGACTTCGGCCTTGATGGAGGCAGCGATCATGATGTTTTCCTTGGGTATTGGATGGCCCAGATGCCGCAGGGCGCGGCGGGCCATGGTTTTTACTTGCGCCCCGCGCTGGAACGGCGTGGAGCGTGCGTCTTGCACCATGCAAAACCCAAGGATTATAACCCGCGCCGTTTTCCGGGGCCCGGGCGCGCTCCGGGCGCGGCGCGCAATCCCATGGCACAGGTGCGGACTCAGCGGGCAAGGATGCGCTGGAATTAAAAGATTCATACCATATGAATATTAAAACCACACCCCACGGCCATGCCCCAGACCGCCCCTTCCGCGCCCCGCGCGCAACCGCCGCAGGATACCGCACTGGCGCAGGCGCTGCAGCGCCCGTACCAGCATGGCTTCGTCACCGACATCGAGACCGACAGCCTGCCGCCCGGGCTCGATGAGGACACCATCCGCGCCATCTCGCGCAAGAAGCGCGAGCCAGCCTTCCTGCTGCAGTGGCGCCTGGCGGCCTTCGCGCGCTGGCGCGGCATGGCGCCGCCGCACTGGGCGCACCTGCGCATCGCGCCCATCGACCTGCAGGCGCTGTCGTACTACGCCGCGCCGAAGTCGATGCAGAACGCGCCCAAGAGCCTGGACGAAGTCGATCCCAAGCTGCTGGAGACCTACGAGAAGCTCAACGTGCCGCTGCACGAGCGCGCGCGCCTGGCCGGCGTGGCGGTGGACGCGGTGTTCGACTCGGTCTCGGTCGGCACCACCTTCCGCGAGCAACTGGCCGAGGTGGGCGTGATCTTCTGCTCGTTCGCGCACGCCGTGCAGCACCACCCGGAGCTGGTCGAGCGCTACCTGGGCAGCGTGGTGCCGGTAGGCGACAACTACTACGCGGCGCTGAACTCGGCCGTGTTCTCCGACGGCTCCTTCGTCTACGTGCCGCGCGGGGTGAAGTGCCCCATGGAGCTGTCGTCGTACTTCCGCATCAACGCGCGCAACACCGGGCAGTTCGAGCGCACGCTGATCATTGCCGAGGAAGGCAGCTCCGTGAGCTACCTCGAAGGCTGCACCGCGCCGCAGCGCGATGAGAACCAGCTGCACGCCGCCGTGGTGGAGCTGGTGGCGCACGACGACGCCTTCATCAAGTACTCCACCGTGCAGAACTGGTACCCCGGCGACGAAAACGGCGTGGGCGGCATCTACAACTTCGTCACCAAGCGCGGCCTGGCGGCGGGCCGGCGCTCGCGCATCGCCTGGACGCAGATCGAGACCGGCTCGGCCATCACCTGGAAGTACCCCAGCGTGGTGCTGCGCGGCGACGGGTCGAGCGGCGAGTTCCACTCCATCGCCGTATCCAACCACCGCCAGCAGGCGGACACCGGCACCAAGATGATCCACCTGGGCCAGAACACCACCAGCCGCATCGTCTCCAAGGGCATCAGCGCGGGCCGCGCGCACAACAGCTACCGCGGCCTGGTGCGCGTGAACGCGGGTGCCGCGGGCGCGCGCAACCACACGCAGTGCGACTCGCTGCTCATCGGCCCGCACTGCGGCGCCCACACCTTCCCCTACGTGGACACGGCGCGCGCCGACGCCGTGGTGGAGCACGAGGCCACGACCACGCGCATCTCCGAGGAGCGGCTGTTCTATTGCCAGCAGCGCGGCATCGAC belongs to Acidovorax sp. YS12 and includes:
- the sufB gene encoding Fe-S cluster assembly protein SufB produces the protein MPQTAPSAPRAQPPQDTALAQALQRPYQHGFVTDIETDSLPPGLDEDTIRAISRKKREPAFLLQWRLAAFARWRGMAPPHWAHLRIAPIDLQALSYYAAPKSMQNAPKSLDEVDPKLLETYEKLNVPLHERARLAGVAVDAVFDSVSVGTTFREQLAEVGVIFCSFAHAVQHHPELVERYLGSVVPVGDNYYAALNSAVFSDGSFVYVPRGVKCPMELSSYFRINARNTGQFERTLIIAEEGSSVSYLEGCTAPQRDENQLHAAVVELVAHDDAFIKYSTVQNWYPGDENGVGGIYNFVTKRGLAAGRRSRIAWTQIETGSAITWKYPSVVLRGDGSSGEFHSIAVSNHRQQADTGTKMIHLGQNTTSRIVSKGISAGRAHNSYRGLVRVNAGAAGARNHTQCDSLLIGPHCGAHTFPYVDTARADAVVEHEATTTRISEERLFYCQQRGIDPQEATALIVGGFCQAVLEELPMEFALEAKALLAVSLEGAVG
- the pnp gene encoding polyribonucleotide nucleotidyltransferase; the protein is MTMFNKVTKTFQWGQHTVTMETGEIARQASGAVLVNIDDTVVLATVVASKTAKPGQDFFPLTVDYIEKTYAAGKIPGSFFKREAKPSELETLTSRLIDRPIRPLFPEGFYNEVHVVIHTVSLNPEVDADIAAMIAVSAALSVSGIPFNGPIGAARVGYINGEYVLNPGQTARKNSQMDLVVAGTEAAVLMVESEALQLPEDVMLGAVVFGHEQGQVAINAIHELVRDAGKPVWDWQPEAKDDALIAKVAELAEGPLRAAYQNRNKQLRTQACREAYAAVKAGLAEQGVAFDAVKVDNMLFDIEARIVRGQILAGEPRIDGRDTRTVRPIEIRNSVLPRTHGSALFTRGETQALVVSTLGTERDAQRIDALAGEFEDRFLFHYNMPPFATGEVGRMGSTKRREVGHGRLAKRALVACLPSKEEFPYTIRVVSEITESNGSSSMASVCGGCLSMMDAGVPMKAHVAGIAMGLIKEDNRFAVLTDILGDEDHLGDMDFKVAGTTNGITALQMDIKIQGITKEIMQVALAQAKEARMHILGKMQEAMGEAKAEISSFAPKLFTMKINPEKIRDVIGKGGATIRALCDETGCQINIEEDGTITIASSDAAKADEAKRRIEEITAEVEIGKVYEGPVTKILDFGALVNLLPGKDGLLHISQIAHERVEKVTDYLQEGQIVKVKVLETDEKGRIKLSMKALTERPAGLPEREPREYREPRAPRQPREYREPREPREPRENRAERGGEQEQPAQE
- the rpsO gene encoding 30S ribosomal protein S15 translates to MIAASIKAEVVKANARSQNDTGSPEVQVALLTARINELTPHFKQHAKDHHGRRGLLRMVSRRRKLLDYLKAKDADRYTALIAKLGLRK